Within the Pseudorasbora parva isolate DD20220531a chromosome 20, ASM2467924v1, whole genome shotgun sequence genome, the region ATACCCTATCTGATCGGGTATTCTCTCTAAACCTTGGGTCAGGGCGGTGGTCTGCAATTCAACACAAGGCAATGCAGGAATTAAACAGCTGCAGAGATGATCTGTTTAAAGATTAATAACAGCTTTCTCCATCACATGATGTATTTATCACTTATGTTTTCCATGCGcacaacacaaaacattttcataaaGATTAAATCGTTTCGTTtcgtaacatttttaaatgtttagtttagACAAACGCCCCAAAGTAACAATTATATTTACCATTTTAGGGAGTGCTGATGAATTTACACTGTTGTCTTCCTTCACACCTCGCCTCACGTGACTGACAAGCAAGAGTCGCGTGCATATAACGTCATCGCAGAAAATATGGCTTTTCCTGTATATTTTACATcacttttatgtttttattcttcggaaatgtacaatatgtgataatatctgcaaaaatattaaaacgTAGCTTATTGTGACATAATTATGCCAGTGTTTAGGCTGTGCGCGCCCTTAATCTGATTTAGGATCAGATCTGTCATAATCACCAAAGCGGAAGTGCAGTGTTTTAACAAGAAGCAGTACAGATCCCAGATCAGCTTTCTAAATAAAGCGCCTACGTTCTAGTCAAAGCGGAAGTTCTGTAGTCAGCTGATTGAAGCATATGATCCTACAGGACAGGAAAACATTTATTCCATTCTGTCTTTTATTTGAgcgaataaaataataaaacaagcaATGCCTGGACGGGGGAAGTTAATCGCCGTTATAGGGGATGAAGACACATGTACCGGATTCCTCCTCGGAGGGATCGGAGAGCTCAATAAAAACCGAAAACCCAATTTCTTGGTGGTGGAAAAGGACACTAGCATCACAGAGATAGAGGAGACCTTCAAGTAAGAGACActatttgatcaaaaatcaTATATGACTAAATAAGAATAAGGGGAAAATTCCATCGTATGTATAACTGTATATTGATGAAGGACGTTATAATTTTCGAATAaaatctgtctgtgtctgtctatccgatatataggctatattgaaAGAACCGTTTAGTTAGACAAACGCCGTCAAAGTAACTATTCTATTTAGGGGTGTAAACAATGTATGTATATCAGGTGTGTCGTGTCACAATATATCgcaatacaaaaaaacaaaatgctaCAGTATGTGTTGTGGTTTGTGACAGTATACTGTGTACAGTTcagctaaaatgaaaattattgtgtgagaaaaaattcaagttcacatagttttagtgtcagtactTCATTAAACTTTActatataatgttgaatataatgtataatagtgAAATGGGGCCTTTGTGGATCCTGGTAATGGCAAATGTATTTGTAAAAAGTGgcctacattattttaaacatatCTAGTCAGTGACTAGATATATCTTTAAACATATCTAGTCAGTGACACCCCcagaatcatgaatatttttattctggTCTCACCACTGTCTTGTGCTTTAGGTTACCAGCACCAGATCCAAGCATATTAATTTCCATCCCCAATGTAATACCAAATGTAGCATTTAGCagtacattttttgttaacCTTTTACCATAGGTATCGAACCGTGACATGACGGTATCGCTACaccccggccctaatatatatgcATGATAAGACCATGACAGAGATACATTTTAAACTCTAAAATAAAGGTTATAGTTAAGGACTTAATTATTTAACGTTAATTGATTCAACCACAAATATTGTAATAATTCCTGTATATTCCTGTATATGTGTTAGACTATTGTTAGGGATTAACAGTTTAGAACCAAAGACCAATTGTGAAgaatgaagaccaagagtcaggagtgcaattaattaaagaaaGATTACTGAAGattagtttgcagtttcatcagcagaagccagcttcaagtcttacaaggagttcgtaggccacGCTCTCTGCATACATTTTGCACAGCAATTATACTCTTTTCCAAGGTCTAGCTACATCATTACTGCAGGTGgaatgattctgattggctaggAGAAAATAGTTAGTCATATTAAATTTTCACACATTGTCAGTTTATCAGATGCACGTCTCTGTAGatcacttgttgacgctttcatCCTGGAATTAGACACGTATTGACCTTCCAGGAAAACTAGTCCCCTGTGTAACTGTGTCTCCAAAACCGTGATATGAACTGAACTGTGTCATTGGTGTATCTTTACACTTACACCCCTAATAGATATTGAATAAGGCTTTGATTATAAATTTTATTAGGATCAACATCAATTATATATGTTCCTCATTTACAGGAGTTTCCTGGCTCGCAGTGATATTGGCATCATCCTCATCAACCAGTTCATCGCAGAGATGATTCGTCATGCTATAGATGCCCACATGCAGTCCATCCCGGCTGTGCTGGAGATTCCTTCAAAAGAGCATCCGTATGACGCCTCCAAAGATTCCATCCTGCGACGGGCCAAGGGCATGTTCTCAGCAGAGGACTTCCGATAAGAAGCTGAGACCAGGGGGTCACAGTCTGGCCTGGGAAGATGCAAGAGTAAACGGGATTTACTTCTTGTATTCATCCATCTTGCTGAAGCTGTAAACCATATTATAAGGATTATATAATGATGTGTTGTTCATGTGGTGTTCTGTGATGTGTATTTTGCCATTCCGAATTTTGAAATTGTTTGTCAGTGCTCCTAATCATAATTGTttgaattatatataatataattatttataatattatattatatataaaaatgaggGGGGAAAGACACGTGTTATTTTATCCATTGTGTAacagatattatatatattgcaAGAAATTAATTTTCATTTCTTATAAATACTGTCCCTTCAATATTCAAGCTCATAGCTGATTTAATTGCAGAACCACTGTACTAGTTATTGTACTAGTTATTGACAGATTTACAAATCTGTCTCAAATTACTTGGTAAGTGTTAACTGGACATTTTTAGATTCACCTGTAACTGTAATAGGGTGGGCTATAAATGCACGTTTTGTCATTGTGTTGGTTGGTTGAGCTGTACAAAGTGTGAtgaaattaaaatatgttaacTTACGTCTTCAGAACTGTGAATTGCAGTTTATTAAAAGTAATGAAGTTTGACACTCCACTGGTGTTGTGTGtgatggatgtttttttttttaataatagtaTAATAAAACCAAAAAATGTACAATAATATTAATTACAATATTGATACATATTTAAAGATACtgtaataaaaactttttttatattaaatcatACTACATTAATTAAGTATCCTCtctgacttaaagggatagttcaccaaaaatttaaaataatttactcaccctcaagtcaccCTAGGTGgcattcttctttctgatgaacacaagagttatattaaaaaatgtcctgctatagcattataatggcagtgaactgGAGCCCAAAAtgtgaagcccaaaaaagtgcattcatccattCTAAAAGTAATTCACACTGCTCCAAGGGTTAATAAAGTCTTTCTGAAGCGattcgatgcgtttgtgtaagaaagagatatccatatttaaaactttattaagtAAAATACCTCACTTCCACCAGGCCTCCTATTCAGATTAAGAAGAATGTGTAACACCTCTTCAGCTACACACATCAGGATAATCGTCCATTGCCTTGGTCCCAGTTCCTGGAAATCATGCTATCACTGTATTGTCACACAATGcaagtctaaaaaaaaaactgtattatcTAAGTCCACTGTAGcaactttttttcccccctccaGAACATTGAAAAGGCCCCATCACTCTTATTCTCagtcttttttataaatatttgtcCTTGTCTTATTCAAGGACAAAAACACTCCAGCCTGTGggaattgcacacacacacatacaggtcCCAAAAAGATCAATGAACATTTGAATAATCAGGGAATTATATATAAACTTGAATCAACTCTGTTGTGCTTCATTGACTGTGTTCAGTAAGTCAGTGCTGGTGTGATGAACAGCATGTTTCCTGTCTGGACTCTCAGCTCTCTGATCCTCAGCTACACTCTTGCGTATCCCATCCTTAATAACACAAGGTAAGATATTTTCAAGCATTACTGAAATGTTGCCCACAAAAGCGACTAATTCTGCTTCATTGGGATGTATTTGTTTTCAGCATGGAATCTGATACGAAGATATTTCCGAATTTCACAGAGTTCGGGGAAAACGGGTAGAGTTGATGTTGTATTttatacacaaaaaaaattaatctctccccccccccccccccccccccacacattCTGCTAATGATTTATTCCTTTCAAAAGTGGACCTCAGATTTTCCCCGGTATTACGGAAGGGAACACCACAAAGTATATTAAGGCAAATCCAACAAACAGGTAGAAAATTGATCCAATCCCATGTAGTCTGTCCTACAAAATGCTAAAACAATTCTCTTCTCTAACCCAAAATGTCTTGACTTTTCCATAGATCCGAAACACGGTCACCAACAAGGCTGTGAGTcatgcatttaatttatttgtttttaataatctatattatattatattatattatattatattatattatattatattatattatattatattatattatattatattaattatattatattatattatattatattatattatattatattatattatattataattatgtgTCATTGTGTGTTTTCCTTGCAGTTAAAAATAAAGTCAGTGTTAATTAAAGGTGTTAATATTTGTTCATTGACAAATATTGTCAATatccgtccttcggatgagacgttaaaccgaggtcctgactctctgaggtcattaaaaatcccatggcacttctcgtaaaagagtaggggtgtaaccccggtgtcctggcaaaattcccttgattggcccttaccaatcatggcctcctaataatcctcatccactgaattggctcgatcaccctctctcctctccaccttttgctggtgtgtggtgagcgcactggcgccgttgtactgtggctgccgtcgcatcatccaagtggatgctgcacactggtggtggttgaggagagacccctgacatgagtgtgaagcgctttgggtgtacagtagtacatttgaaagcgctatataaatgcctcattcattcattgatgTATGCTGCCCTCACGCATAAGGAAAAATTGCACAAAGAATGCTTGTTTTGTTTCTTACACTGATAACAATTATATTGTGTTTTGATCTTTGTTAGACCACACTAATATAACATGGAGACATTGACCTTATGAACCCTTTTCACACAAATATCAAATCAGAAATGTCTGGTGAAATGTTACcataaaatataacaaataacTTCCTGTCTCTGCTTTCCTGTGTCATTCTCGGCATCACCTTCCTATCTTTTTGACACACAGCAGAGTCATAATTTGTATTATACAGCAAATGCCCTTTAAATAATTTCCTTACTGACAAAAGGACaagaatattaatttaaatccTCATTCAGTATTTCTTGGTGCCTGAAACACACTTCTCTCTCATTTCAGCCGAAGAATTTGCTTTCTGTCCACTTGTTCCTTGTGGAACCTGGGGTCATCGCTACAGACTGGGAATGAGATTGCTGGGGACATGCATGATCCAATGGGTATTGGCAAGAAATAAAACATGACACTGAAGGATCAAATAATGATGAAATGGAGTTTCCATTTAATATAAGAGGAAGTTTCACTGATGCGTTACAGTCAAGAGATGTGTCTGGTTATCTTGCTGTAATATTAAGTAATAAAAACAGGATTGATTTATGCATGGTATGTTTAG harbors:
- the atp6v1f gene encoding V-type proton ATPase subunit F; its protein translation is MPGRGKLIAVIGDEDTCTGFLLGGIGELNKNRKPNFLVVEKDTSITEIEETFKSFLARSDIGIILINQFIAEMIRHAIDAHMQSIPAVLEIPSKEHPYDASKDSILRRAKGMFSAEDFR
- the zgc:193726 gene encoding uncharacterized protein zgc:193726, whose protein sequence is MNSMFPVWTLSSLILSYTLAYPILNNTSMESDTKIFPNFTEFGENGGPQIFPGITEGNTTKYIKANPTNRSETRSPTRLRRICFLSTCSLWNLGSSLQTGNEIAGDMHDPMGIGKK